The Manduca sexta isolate Smith_Timp_Sample1 chromosome 17, JHU_Msex_v1.0, whole genome shotgun sequence genome includes a window with the following:
- the LOC115442590 gene encoding E3 ubiquitin-protein ligase SIAH1A-like → MSTNVKRRGASSSSCSVPGVPALVNAPTAMSADLASLFECPVCFDYVLPPILQCQSGHLVCSSCRPKLSCCPTCRGPLGNIRNLAMEKVASNVMFPCKHSNTGCTVTLVHTEKAEHEEACEFRPYSCPCPGASCKWQGGLDQVMPHLMMSHKSITTLQGEDIVFLATDINLPGAVDWVMMQSCFNHHFMLVLEKQEKFDGHQQFFAIVQLIGSRKEAENFAYRLELNGHRRRLTWEAMPRSIHEGVSSAIMNSDCLVFDTSLAQLFADNGNLGINVTISIA, encoded by the coding sequence ATGAGCACGAACGTCAAGCGGCGTGGAGCTAGCAGTTCCAGTTGTTCAGTGCCAGGAGTGCCTGCCCTCGTGAACGCGCCCACCGCCATGTCTGCCGACCTAGCCTCGCTGTTCGAGTGTCCCGTGTGCTTCGACTATGTGTTGCCGCCGATACTGCAGTGTCAGAGCGGGCACCTGGTGTGCTCCAGCTGCCGACCGAAGCTGTCGTGCTGCCCGACGTGTCGTGGGCCTCTCGGCAACATCCGCAATCTCGCCATGGAGAAGGTCGCCAGCAACGTGATGTTCCCCTGCAAACACTCCAACACGGGCTGCACCGTCACTCTGGTGCACACCGAGAAGGCTGAGCATGAGGAAGCATGTGAGTTCAGACCCTACTCATGCCCCTGTCCGGGAGCCTCCTGTAAATGGCAAGGGGGCCTAGACCAAGTAATGCCGCACCTTATGATGTCACATAAAAGCATAACCACACTCCAAGGTGAGGATATAGTGTTCCTCGCAACTGATATTAACCTCCCCGGAGCTGTAGATTGGGTGATGATGCAGTCTTGTTTCAATCACcattttatgttagttttagAAAAACAAGAGAAGTTTGATGGACATCAACAGTTTTTTGCCATCGTACAACTTATAGGATCTCGCAAGGAAGCTGAGAACTTTGCATATAGACTGGAGTTGAATGGGCACCGTCGCAGGCTGACGTGGGAGGCGATGCCGCGGTCCATCCACGAAGGAGTGTCCTCTGCTATCATGAACTCAGACTGCCTGGTGTTTGACACGTCTCTTGCACAATTGTTTGCTGATAACGGGAACCTAGGCATCAATGTCACAATATCCATTGCCTAA